Genomic DNA from Caloenas nicobarica isolate bCalNic1 chromosome 3, bCalNic1.hap1, whole genome shotgun sequence:
ATACGTGCAGCCATAGACGCCTCTCtgtggattttgtttggttggtctttggtttttaggttttggggttttttaatcagGGTTCTTTTTGCTATAGGGACTTTCATACCTCCCAGTCCCCTTCTCACGCTTCCTTACTTGCCCACTGCCCGGCTGGTGATAGAGCTGGCTGGCCATTAGCCAACACCACAAATTACTGGATCATGTCGGCCTTCCAGTAGACCAAACAATATTATAAAAAGCAGTGAATGGCAGAGGAGGAAATCTGGCACCCGCAGCCCTTTCTCTACCTTGGCTCGTGTTTTTTGTACGTGAAAGGAGTGGAGAAGATCTTTTGTTCTGCAAGCTCTAAAGCCCTTCCACAGCCACAGCGATTTGGAGTTTGAAATGTTTATGGAAAATAACGCAAAGAGGCCGTACAAAGTGCTCAGTGTAACAAGCGCGCTGTGCTTGTGGGACCTTTCTCCAAATGATGGAGAAGTGTGGTCAGTTTTTGTTGTGCTGCGCTATTTCCTGAGGGCCCTGCCCATGAAATCGTTCTCAGCGCTGTTACGGTTCACTGAGACAGCagttgtaactttttttttttttagcgtGCCCACTCGCTGCCTGGAGAGTTGCCATTCAAACTGCTGCATCTCATTTGGGAAAGGGGGTGGGAAACAAACTTTCTAAAAGACGGTTACGAGATCTaatctcatttcttttccctcacTTTTATTTCTAGGGGGTTGGCTGTAGTTTAGACAAAGCGTTTCGTGGGTGGGATTGTTTTTTGTTGAATTGCCCCAGGCTCTCAGTGAGCTTCCAAATCCTGGAGTCATTCCAGCAAAGGACTATGGAGATTTCAAGGTTATTCCTCTGTATTTGTGATTCCATTAGCTTGTGTTCATATGAGGCCTCCTCATTTAGCCTCTGAGAtggctttcctttttccctttgataaacatggaaaaaattaGACTTGCCTCAAGATTACTCAGCTACCATAATACAATATAAAAAAGATGTGACTGCTTCACAATACATATGACTCTCACAATCTGTGCAGTATGTTGCACATTTCCttcctcatttattttgttaCCTTCTTGCGACAGGAATTAAAACTTGACCAGAAGACCCCTCTCCGGGTTCTTCACAGGAGGCCCCTTGCTGTAAGGTGTCGGATCATTCACACCATGAAATCCCAGTACATAGATGAGCATCATTTTCGCCTGCACCTGAAGACTCAAGCAGGAACGTATCCTTAGATACCCTTACGCAACGCATTTATGAAACAGCGCGCTGATTAGAGTCATTCGGGTAACGAGAAGTTTCCTGCTTTTATCACTGTGGTGTTTCTAAATCCCTGCTCTTCAGCAGCCACGTGTTGCTGcataatatttgcttttatgtcaGAATTTCACATTCGGGCCTTCCTTTAAAATTGCTACCAGTGTGTGTGATGACCGCTGTGATAGTTTTAAAGTATACGATAGCGATAAAAATGTACTGGTTAAAGATACACTTAAGCTTTTTCTAATTTAACTGAAAGCTTTTCACCTTAGAAAATAAGCTTTTCCGCAATATTTAATGCACTGCAATGCATACTGGAGCTTGCTGCTGCTTATAAGTTAAGAGTTTTGTCACGGAATCACCACTCACTTtggaataaaagagaaaatacaggtGATTAGTGCAGTTTTTTGGCATTCGAGTTAGAAGCCAAGAATTAGGAAATCTTTTAAAGATGGGTATGGGCTTTACAGGACATTCACTGCCAATTGGCTTAGGAGCAGAAAAAGACTATTTTTTGCTTTGAGTGTTTTTcaccatactttttttttttttttctttttccttttgatttctttgtgGTAAAATACACCTTTCCTTAGCGTGTATTTCCAGCTACATTAAAGAATTTGTGCATGGAGACTTTGGAAGAACAAAACCCAATATTGGCTCCCTACTGAACAGAACCACTGACATTCTGGAGCTGGATGTAGAAGTAAGTTGTTTgctatttctctttcctggAAATTAGTAACGTGGTTGCATTTGTGAGATCGTTTCAGTGGAATTTCTCTAACCAAGTCAACATTCCTTGCCACAGTTAATAGAAAAATTGATGTTAATGCAAAAATCGTGGTTTGTACCACGCTGCCACATGTGACAGGCATCCTCTGCTGAATTTGCGTTGCAGAGGGATGGGAAGACGTAAAATTAATTGATGACAATTATTATTAGCACCCACTGAGCAATGTTACATGTACCACATCGCCTCTTTTCAAAACTGAGTCGAATAAAAATAGGAGAAGCTCAAACTTCCTCTTTCAGTGCTGGTTCAAACACAGCACGAAATTATATCTATTTGCTTGCTGGagtcagatgaaaaaaagaataaatttgtTGTGGTTAAAAGAACGTACGTAGAGATACGGATTTAATATTTAACCTAGTGGTTTGGcgaggtttattttaaaatggcttttcatTTGAAGTAGCCAACGATCAGCACGCTTGTTGTCGTGTATTTCTGGAAAACTGCCCACGTGTTACATTTTGCAGAACAGCCGTGTAGTTTTTTGCGTATTTTTAGTAGGATAATGCAGAAAGAGAAGTTGCAGAGGGCACTTCAGTGACTGCTGGAAACAGGGTTGGGGCTGATAAGCATCACTCTCGTATGGTTTAGTGTCGCTGGCGTTATCGGACATAACTGTCAAAGATGTCTAGGGACTTGCAAAATAATTAGTCACCTTACTAATAGTGCATTTTAGCTTGGCCTGAGAGCCTAATCCTTCGCTGAAGCTGTAGATTAGGCAAGGAGTAGCTGTGATTAATGCAGGCGGTCCTGGAGCCAAGGTGGTTAATGTGCGGCGTTGTGATGGCAAAGGGCGATACTCTCGTAGCGCAgggtgtgctggttttggaagAGGGTGAGCAACAAGTTCATGCCCAAAGGGAACTGGAGATGTGGCCTCAGGGAGGAAAGACGTGATCCAAGTTGTAGTAATTACgacatttccttttattaaagTGTCGGGTGCGTTCTGTCCCTTTTGATTAACAGTTAACCACGTTGCCTGGATAATTCTTGCACATAATGCTTGACAGCTTATTCTTTTGGTCTAGTTCTCCTTGCTCAGGAGGCAGATTTAGGGACAGGTGACGGTTTTCTACTCGAGCCTTGCCTGAACTGCCCAATACCCGAATAATTCTGTGGCATTAATCAAGAAGTCGGTTGTTTTCACGTTGCAAAGGCCCATCTGCAGGATGGGTAGAAGATGAAGATGGTTCAcgtttttttatatatgtaaaatagcAAGTCTgctgatttttgcctttttttttcccctcctcttctaGTCCGTTGACGTTGACTGGCCTCCAACCCTGGATGATTAACTTCTCCAGCTGGGACGAGGAAGAAGCGGCTCCTCCGGTTCCTGAACACTTTACAGCTCTACAGTTTGGGTGCAAAGTGTTTCTCTTGAACGTTTGGATCATGTTGATCTGCCAAAGGATATTCTTACTTTGAATCAACTTTAAACACTCTGGGAGAGGTAGTGGTCATTCAGTCTCTagccttatttttatttcttctgtgcatAAAAAAGATTTTAGTAAGCTGGTGTATTGGTaataagttttttaaaaaataattaagaaaaagttaaatggCATAACGTGCGAATGACGTACTGAGCAAGTACGTCAAATatgctttctgcagcagtttaaaatgttttaattaaaaataaccctCCCTCAAGCCGGATTTTCTTAAACTCTTTTTATATTGGATACTGCAgctttcttgtcttcttttgaGATGGGAAAAATTGTCTCCCAGCCAAAGTActtttcaaaagggaaaaaaaccagttttcagaggaaaacttTGCATGTAAACCCaagtttttcttatttaaaaacatcGGCGATGCTTCCTGGAAACAACAGTTGAGGTTCTTGAGGCCTGAACAGCTCTTGGCCCTGCTCAGAGTCCTGTTCAGGCACAGGGTTTCCCCATTGAGTCACCATGTGTAAAAAGATTGGGAATTCCTTGCtctaaagaaaaacaggaatacCAAGAACCTCACAGTACAGGCAAATACAAAATGTACCAAAGACTGTTGGTATCGAGAGAGCAAGACAGATAATAAGCTTTAGTTTGTAgcataatacattttttttctagtcaaaCACCACCTGGGAACTTGCCTCGAATAGGGACAACCCgagttttcctctttgcttgcgtgattttaaatgtttcctgCAAAGCAACACCTACATCTCTAAGGAAAAGCCACTTTGATGCTTGTGCCACGTTTATCCATTAGGAAGAGGCTTCTGACCTGAAGTACAGAAGAGATTTAAACTATTGACAAGAAATTAAGGTTTGGAATTTAAGGGCTCTTCATTAATTAACATTTCAGAAGTAAAGAGGGTAATATTTGCCAAGACAAACCACtgtttggggacagggaggatGACAGAGATGTCTCACCTTCCATTCACCGCTGCCAGGACCTCACATGAAACAGCTGCATGAAAACTGTAGCTGAAGGCTCCAAAAGGCATcaatcaaaacattttcaaggaGATGCTAAAAACTGATCTTGAAAAATGAGTCTAAATATTACACACTCCGCCTGTGATGGGCTGTCAAAACTTGACTCTCATCATTTGTTTTCCTAGTCCACTCTAACATGTAGGTCAGAAGCTCCTGGTTTTCCGACACAAAAATAATAGGAACATGATTCGGACAGcaatagttttttgtttttaatcttaaaGCTGTTATGAGCAACAGATTCCAGGAGCAGTTGTCTCAGATAATAATCTGTACCCAGAAAGGAAGTGTCATGAATGATGGAAAACTTAAGAAActgaatgcagaaaacaaacaaaagagaatttCAGTCTCATCTCAGAGTTCTTGAAACTAAAAGTGAGCTAAAATATGATTTATAAATTCCAATATAAGGGCAATGAGGCCGAAGCAGCGAGCAGTGTAGCTCTTGTGCACTGTACGTTATCGTGGTAACGGTGGCGATCGCGTTAAGAGGCAAAGTGCAGATATTCAAGGCCATAAATATTGCACTAAATGTGCTGAGCCTGATCCTTTGTCCATACAACATAGAGAAGTCCATCAAAAACTCccaaatttcttatttttatgatAAATGTGAAGTATCCAAATGAGGGGGGGGAAAGCTTATGATGGAAATATCTCTACAGCTCTTTAGTTATTGTCTGGTGATCAcgtgaaaaaatgaaaatcaccAGACATGATCTGGTCTCCTTGAACTTTGCTTCAAGTCTGCAGATTGTAATACAGGGTAAACACTTTGACCGATCAATCTGTAATGAATATTGCAGCAATAATATTCACGTTGTACTTTGGCCTTCACCTTCTTTTGAAAAGCGAAACACCTTCTTTGTGAGTGCTCAAATAGGATGTTGTGGGAGAACAAGATTTAACTTTGTCCCCCAAGTGACTAGAAAGTCACTTGTcttaccacaaaaaaaaaatcacggaGTGCAGATGTTGCTTTACCTTTTGTAGTGAACAACAGTAATGGTGAGCAGAATATCCTCCAAAAAGCCCCAGGATAAGGAACCCGTAACCCACCTGGTGCCACCGCTCCggctttcctgtgctgagggatGTCTCCGATCTCACAAGGGTGCAGAAGCTGAGTACTTGGCATAACCAGTTTTTTAATTACCAAACCGACTCgtttacaaaggaaaacagaacttggaaaatatttaattatacagtaaaaacaaattGTGCTATTGAGAGCTTACTATGAAGTGAgtaaaatgtttacatttacTATGCTTACAATTGAGAACTTCAAAAAAAACTGAATAAACAACACATTTCAagctttctttgtatttctttggTCTTTCAATTACTCAAGACAGCAGAGGAGCTCCAGAAAAAGGGAGGCGTGATGCAGGAGTGAGGAGAAACCACTTTAAAACCTGGAGATTTAATTCTTTGCATTGTGTACCAGGAGCTCGGGGAtgcatttttccaaaattaacGTGGTCTAAGGAGCACGTTCTGTCCAACCTGGGGAATTGGTGTCACGCGTTAACAGCAGCGGCACCTTATTGCTTCGAACGCGACGAATTCCTGCGGTTAGAGAGTCATTGCTTTCCTAGGAACCAGCGTTTTTTGGAGTTCCTTTCTGCCTTGCATAGAACTGTATGTCTCAAGTGGCTTTTTTGATTTGGGGtcgtgggttttttgtttattttataccCAACTGTGCTTTTTTATTGCTTCATTCCATGGGGCGGCTTTATGTTGGCAAACAGTAACGATTAGATTCTTCAGCCTTGTCTGCCATATAAAACACCTGTATAACTTAAGAAATACACTCTCATATCGCTTGCTGTGTtgcttcttaaaataataataataataataataataatactaatactaGAATGGCCAAGCCCTATAATGCGGAGTAGAGTGTCTTACCCAGCCAGTTACATCCAGGCGAGTTGTGACCAAACATCTCGCAACTCAGGCTAAGGATGAAAACTGGAAATGGAGTGGAAGGAAGTTCCAGCTTCTGACACAGAGAAGAGTGTTTTTAGTTAGTGCTGACGCCCTAAAATTGTTAATAAATGTTATCTGGGACggcccggggggcggccccAGAGCTTTTTTGCAAGGAGGCAGAGCGTgagcctttttttgttttttaagcagtCACTTGCATAGCAGGAAACTGCTGGGGTACCTGAGGAAACAGGGAGATGCTTCGCCTCaacatatttctgcagttcaAAATAACATTATACATCACagctacacacacacaaaaacaactTGCAGAGAAATAAGAGCGTGCTCCCTTCCTAAAGCAACAGGGGTTTATCATTTCAAATAGTGCACTTGGTCTGGCGTGCAGAGAAGTCCATCCTTTCTGTTCGTTCTCTTGTGCAGTGATGCATTTACAACAGAGCgagactattttaaaaaaaaaaacaaaaacaaaaacctcaaacctTCCggtcttttaaaatacatctaaCAATGACatagtcattaaaaaaattttagagTAAATTTGCCTTCAAAGCAAATGGAGTCTGGTGaaaatgtgggggaaaaaaaaaaaaaaaaatcaatgtatgATCTTCTTTTACTAGAAGAATATTGTATATGGAAGAGCGTAAGAAACTTAAATCTTTTAAGAAGTTGAGCAAAACTGAGTCGTTAGATGAGTCTGAGCGAGAGTGCCCAcgtgcaggtttttttcctaatttctgtCCTATCAAAATTCAATTTCCATAACAATTTTAGCCCTGTGAAGGATGTGAAATTTAACCCTTCTGAAGAAGTTTTTACAGTCCCCAAAGGTAAGCAAGATTTAACAGTTCCCTTTCCCGACAGCGTAAAAAATCTGCATACGACATACTTTTAAGGCACAGAACCCCAAACCCTACTCCCAACCTCTCGTCTTTACAGGCACCAGTCTTTAAGCTGCAATATATAACGTCAAGTTATATCATAAAACTTGCATAGGAGCATTTGGAAGGAGAAAGCGGGGACTCCAGAAGGGTAAGTTCCTCCTCTTCACACAGCTGAAGAGCTCTACGTACCCAGTTCCTCAGGGGTTGTAACTTTGTAAGATGCTTTCAAGTTGGTAGGACTGATAGAGCTCGTCGGTGTGGACACCCTCGGTGTCGTAGAACTGGTTGTCTGCAATGCTGTTCTGGTGGTTTTGGAACGGGTTGGTGGATAGTCTCGAGTCGCTTAAAACTTGGTCTATAAAACCATAAACTCCTGGATCAGGTACGTTAGGCTGAGGATTAACAGCTGTGCTGCCCGGGGCTGCTCCAGGCACCtggtggagctgctgcctggggttgcTGGTGTTCAACACCGGATTGTACTTGTCAAAGTTGATGCTGGTGCAGTTCATGTCATCGGTCTCCATGCTGGTCGTGGAGACGCTGCCGGGCCCGACGCCGTTACCAGAAACGCCCTGCACGTCTGCGCTCGCCGCCACTCCCAGCCCGTTTGCGCCACCGAAATTCTGGTAGAAACCCGGATCCTTCTCATCGGGCCAGTTGAGGGGGTTGTCGTGGAAAGTCGGGAGCGAGCTGCTGCCCGGAGCCGCGGGTTGAGCCAGCTCGAAGCTGCTCTGGGGGTGCGCGCCCAGCAGGCTGCCCGGAGCCGGGGTGCTGCACCAGTGCTGCCAGCACGAGGAGAGCGGCTCCTGCTTCCCCGCGCCCGCGGGCTGGTTGGGCAGCGGGTTGTAGAGCTGGCTGCTGTTGGGCAGGCTTCccagccccggcagcagcagcgcggATGAAAACAGGTCTGGTTCTATAGAAAGACATGACTGCGTTttaatgccatttaaaaaacgtttgtaattttaaaaacggtaaaaaagcaaagcaaaaacagTGCTATCTTAGTAAGAGATGatatcacagaatgtcagggattggaagggatctggAAAGCTCctccagtccaatccccccgccggagcaggaacacccagatgaggttacacaggaaggtgtccaggcgggttggaatgtctgcagagaaggagactccacaacctccctgggcagcctgggccaggctctgccaccctcaccgggaagaagtttcttctcaaatttaagtggaacatcctgtgttccagtttgtacccattgccccttgtcctatcactggttgtcaccaagaagagcctggctccatcctcgcaACACTCACCCTCTAtaaatttataaacattaatgaggttgcccctcagtctcctcttctccaagataaagagacccagctccttcagcctgtCATATGTGCAATTGCACTTTTGTACTTGCTTAACTGGGTGGACCCCAAATTTCTAGGCAGCAGCACGACGGCTATTCCACCCGCCTACCACCTCTGGGGGCAACAGCTCCATTTAACTGAAGAACTGATGGGTTTAGTGTGTAGAGTCAAAAGTAGCAGAGTCTCACAGGAAGAAACTCTCAAGAGAATATTAGAATTCCAAGCAACGAGGTGGGAGGGCCGGCAACTGAAGGTACATCTGAACGCACCCTctgaacacagagaaaaatcagtcatTATTTAAATTAAGGCTGCAAGCCAGCAAAGCTTAAGGATGAAGAAGGTGTAGCCCTCTCCTGTGCCAAGGGGAAGCTGCCATGGCTGAGGCTTTGAGAAGAatctggaggaagaggaggggggaaGTAAGAGAGCGGAATTCCTGCTGCCTTGGGAGCCTCAGTGCCCCCCATAAAACGCCCTTCCCGCAGCAGTGGGGCAGGATTTTGTGTCAAACCGCTGTCGGATCGGGACATGCAAAAACCCACCTTTCTTAATCAGCTTCCCTTCAGGAGCCACAGCGGGGAATGGAGCTACTTTGGGCCTCTCTGTTGCGTTTGATCCTGCGATGGAATAAAGCacaaatgtttgcttttctattAAATAACTCCATCTAAATCTAAGCTCAcctgaacaagaaaaaaacaaatattttccttaccACAGTCCTGTATGAGCTTTTGCCAAGCCAACGTCGAtctttgccttttggctttgtTGCCATACGGGTCTACAGAGaaaggagcagaaggaagaagtgTCAAGTTTCTCTTTGATATAATTAGTAAAGAAACTTACTAAAACTTATACTAGTGGCCCCTAATTgtagtaaaatatatttaaagagaaatatttcagacatGACAGCACTAACCGAGCCAATGTTATTAACAGTGATTCTTGATATGCACACTGAAAGAGGGAGCAAATTGACTactgttacttttaaaaaaaaaaatctactttgtAGCAGTAATGTGGTAGAATTCTTACTAATTAAGCTACTGTTTATTATCAACACGAGTTCTGCCCCGATAGCGGCTTTTCGGAAACTTGGAAGGTACCCTTTTCATCTGGCAGGTATCTGAAATCCATCGGTTCGCTGACTTCCTGGTCCGAAGGTCTTCGCAGCTGCATCTTCACCGTGACGGGCTCGGTGATGTCCCTGAGAAACGGCGGCGTCCTGAACACAATCGCAACTTGACGGTGAACGTCGGCTTGGGAGAAGGAACCTTTGGCCTCCCAGTTGTCCAAGACAAATCTGACTTCTATGTCATCTAGTCCATGAGAAACACAAGATGCTTGTTAAGCTGAAGGACTGAAAACttgccacaggaaaaaaaaggggaaagaggaatAATAAAAGGAATCCGACTCAGGATTCAGATGCAAAGTGACTTTAAAGGCACTGAGTATCTTTCGGAGGTGCTGAGAGCCCTTGAACCTCGAAGCTCTTCTGCCCAGCGATAAAACCAGACCACTTACACAGAAGTGTGGTGAAGGGCTTCAGTTCTCCGGCCAGAAAGTGGCAGCGTCAGCCATTTGGGACAAAGGGAACGAAAAAAAGTCAAGATTACCTTTCTGAACCTTGTcacacagcagaaatatttcatctcCTCCTTTTACACTTCCACAGTTCTTGTTCACGCGACAAATTCTCAATTCTGCGGTGTTGGGAGCTCCTGGAAAGGAACAGGTAATAAAGAATTACTGTAACTTCATCACTAGTGAAGAGGTGGAGCTGGGAGTTCAGgcacaggaagggaaggcaagagcTG
This window encodes:
- the REL gene encoding proto-oncogene c-Rel, whose product is MAGGPEPYIEIFEQPRQRGMRFRYKCEGRSAGSIPGEHSTENNKTFPSIQILNYFGKVKIRTTLVTKNEPYKPHPHDLVGKDCRDGYYEAEFGPERRVLSFQNLGIQCVKKKDLKESIALRISKKINPFNVPEEQLHNIDEYDLNVVRLCFQAFLPDEHGNYTIALPPLISNPIYDNRAPNTAELRICRVNKNCGSVKGGDEIFLLCDKVQKDDIEVRFVLDNWEAKGSFSQADVHRQVAIVFRTPPFLRDITEPVTVKMQLRRPSDQEVSEPMDFRYLPDEKDPYGNKAKRQRSTLAWQKLIQDCGSNATERPKVAPFPAVAPEGKLIKKEPDLFSSALLLPGLGSLPNSSQLYNPLPNQPAGAGKQEPLSSCWQHWCSTPAPGSLLGAHPQSSFELAQPAAPGSSSLPTFHDNPLNWPDEKDPGFYQNFGGANGLGVAASADVQGVSGNGVGPGSVSTTSMETDDMNCTSINFDKYNPVLNTSNPRQQLHQVPGAAPGSTAVNPQPNVPDPGVYGFIDQVLSDSRLSTNPFQNHQNSIADNQFYDTEGVHTDELYQSYQLESILQSYNP